One Pseudomonadota bacterium genomic window carries:
- a CDS encoding DUF805 domain-containing protein — protein MGEFMLALANATNFGGRSRRREYWMFVLFQALVMFAVSAVCAFAASATHINALAGLPGLLALLLILPGFAVAIRRLHDVGKSGWYLLVNLVPLIGSLWFLLLMVRDSEPGVNQYGPNPKGY, from the coding sequence ATGGGCGAGTTCATGTTGGCGCTGGCGAATGCGACCAACTTCGGCGGACGCTCGCGACGTCGAGAGTACTGGATGTTCGTGCTGTTCCAGGCGCTGGTCATGTTTGCTGTGTCGGCGGTCTGCGCGTTCGCCGCGTCCGCGACCCACATCAATGCGCTCGCAGGACTCCCTGGCCTGCTGGCTTTATTGCTGATCCTGCCCGGCTTCGCGGTGGCCATACGTCGCCTGCACGACGTCGGCAAGAGCGGCTGGTACCTGCTGGTAAACCTGGTGCCCCTCATCGGTTCGCTGTGGTTCCTGCTGCTCATGGTCAGAGACAGCGAGCCAGGCGTCAACCAGTACGGTCCGAACCCCAAGGGGTACTGA